The window ATAGAACCATCCAGTGGTTTACTAACAGGGAATACCCATGTCCAGATAGATGGCCAATATTTTATGGATAATATTCAGGTGAAATTTGGAGAGAGTTTAGCGTCAGATGTTGTTGTATCTCATGATGGTACCTCTGTATCTGCCAAGACGCCTCCAGCTTCTCAAGTAGGTCCTGTTCATGTAGAACTGATGAATCAAGATGGGACAAGTATCGTTGTAGAAAATGGCTTTACTTATACGACGCCACCAGCTCCAGCAATCAGTTTAATCAACCCAAATGAAGGTAAAGTGGCTGGCAATGAAATAGTGTATATTGAAGGAGCTAACTTTACGTCTACTTCTGAAGTTTACTTTGGTGATCTTAGAGCCAGTGGCTTCTATTTTCACGACTCAGGAAAAATACGTATCATAACACCTGCAGTAACCCAAGCAGGGGTAGTAGATGTGAAGGTCCTTAATCCTGATGGACAATACGTCATCCTAGAAGAAGGATTTACCTATAAAGATGATGAGCCACCTAATACAGAGGAACCAGAGATTACATTAGTATCGCCAGATAAAGGGGTAGTGGCTGGAAACGAGATTGTACATATTGAAGGTAATCATTTTGAACTAGGCAGTGAAGTCTATTTTGGTGACAAAAAGGCAGCAGGTTACTACCGTTACAGCGATAAAAAGTTACGTATAACAACACCAGCGGCAGATGCAGCAGGTCCAGTGGATGTGAAGGTAGTCAACCCATGTGGCAAGTATGCCATCCTATCTGGCGGCTTTACCTATACAGAAGATGAGCCACCCCATACAGAGGAACCAGAAATTACATCTGTAACACCTAATGAAGGTGTAGTGAGTGGAAATGACATTGTATTTATAGAAGGAAATAAGTTTGAACTAGGCAGTGAAGTCTTTTTTGGCGACAAGAAGGCTGGAGGATACTATCGTTATAACGATACTAAAATACGTGTAACGACACCAGCAGTGGATGCAGTAGGTGCTGTGGATGTGAAAGTAGTTAATCCAGGTGGCAAGTATGCCGTCCTATCAGCAGGTTTCACCTACAAAGAATCTGAACCACCGAATACACTAGAGCCGGTTGTGGATTCCATAACGCCAAATGAAGGTGAATTAAAGGGGAATGATGCGGTTTTTATAGAAGGCAGTAACTTTGAAGCTGGTGGGGAGGTATACTTTGGTGATAAGAAGGCAGCAGGTTTTTACCGCTATAGTGATCTCAAGATACGTGTTTTAAGTCCAGCAGCAGATACAGCAGGTCCTGTAAATATTAGAGTAGTGAACCCAGGTGACAAATCGGTTACAGTAGAAAACGGCTTTACTTACCTTGAACCACCTGCTCTTCCAGAACCAAAAGTGACATTAATCAGTCCAAATGAAGGTAAAATAACAGGTAATGAAATTGTCTTTATAGAAGGTGCCAACTTTACACAAAGCGGCGAGGTATACTTTGGTGATAAAAAATGTGGAGGCTTTTACCGTTACAGCGATAGTCGATTACGTATTATAACACCAACAGTTGATACTGCTGGTAAGGTAGCTGTAAAAGTGGTTAATTCTGATGGGCAGTCTGTTACCATAACAGACGGATTTACCTATACAGAACCACCAGCACCACCAGCACCAGAAATTACATCTGTAAGCCCAGCAGAAGGAAAGTTAGCTGGTGGACAGGCCGTATACATTGAAGGAGCGAACTTTAGTATTGGCGGTGCCGTTTATTTTGGTGACAAAAAAGCCACAGGCTATTATCGCTATAGTGATACCAGAATACGTGTCATCAGCCCAGTAGCAGATGCCATTGGAACTGTAGATATAAAGGTTGTTAATCAAGATGGACAGTCTGTCACGTTAACAAATGGTTTTAACTATATCCCCATTGTACCTTCTATTACATCCATTTCCATAAGTGAAGGTCAAATGACTGGTAATGAAATCATGTTTATCTACGGGGAAAACTTTGAAGCAGATGCCAAGGTTACTTTCGGCACACATGAAGCAACAGGTATCTATCGTTATAATGACAGTAAAATTCGTGTCATCACGCCAAAAGCAGATGCTCCGGGAACAGTGGATATTACCATTGAAAATCCCGACGGCTCATCCAATACATTGAGTCAAGCATTTACTTATAAAGAGCCCCCTGAGGCACCAGCACCAATTGTCACATCCATAACGCCTACAGAAGGGACAAAGAATGGGAACACCATTGTGTTTATCTATGGTGAAAACTTTGAAAGCAATGCAAAGGTTTATTTTGGTACAAAGCAAGCCACAGGTTTTTATCGATATAATAGCGGTAAGATTCGTGTGCTTTCCCCAGCAACAGATACAGCTGGAGCGGTAGATATCAAAGTTGAGAATACAGAGAATAAATCAGTGACTGTTACAGGCGGCTTCACGTATACCAACTAACGCCAATCAAGGAAATTCCCAAGCTGTCCTAAGACGCATAAGCTTGGGAGTTTTCATTCATAACATGTAGCACATGGCATAAAGGAGGCAGGAATACAATGGATTCAGTCACAACACTTGTTGTTTAACGGTTAAAGGAGGTTCAAATGGAT is drawn from Vallitalea pronyensis and contains these coding sequences:
- a CDS encoding IPT/TIG domain-containing protein translates to MYKKNKLHVLLLSLVLIASTLSPFSMSYGASNNVTVEKTVNPDSIYVDEEAEITLSVKGTPEVNFILPNDVILIIDKSGSMSPNYQPNNGEDKMTNAKDAAKGFIDLMDMTKHRVGIVDFSSPDITHSFPLTTDAESAKTYIDGVNAKGSTATGDAIYTTMQLLEAKRDEAQPVIVLLTDGEATIPQTSPTSAYEYAKEAAGAAKTDSIVFYTIALLNVGEDPDASAPNLLLKEMATTAQHHHFVLGSIGLADIYNKIVQEIGIASAYNVTLTDSVAYEFEIVPDSYQDNIPQPRVEGNKLIWEFQELKDEELIFTYKIRHRNGERVGELPISTGSTITYFDHEDKAVQGEVPSRSITVKHYAPAITSLSQDACDIQGNEVITIFGEYFREGLTVTFGDGDAIVEEYIDSTKVKVRVPAGKQGNTTLTLTNDDGQTATASFKYTAQPVVNKIEPSSGLLTGNTHVQIDGQYFMDNIQVKFGESLASDVVVSHDGTSVSAKTPPASQVGPVHVELMNQDGTSIVVENGFTYTTPPAPAISLINPNEGKVAGNEIVYIEGANFTSTSEVYFGDLRASGFYFHDSGKIRIITPAVTQAGVVDVKVLNPDGQYVILEEGFTYKDDEPPNTEEPEITLVSPDKGVVAGNEIVHIEGNHFELGSEVYFGDKKAAGYYRYSDKKLRITTPAADAAGPVDVKVVNPCGKYAILSGGFTYTEDEPPHTEEPEITSVTPNEGVVSGNDIVFIEGNKFELGSEVFFGDKKAGGYYRYNDTKIRVTTPAVDAVGAVDVKVVNPGGKYAVLSAGFTYKESEPPNTLEPVVDSITPNEGELKGNDAVFIEGSNFEAGGEVYFGDKKAAGFYRYSDLKIRVLSPAADTAGPVNIRVVNPGDKSVTVENGFTYLEPPALPEPKVTLISPNEGKITGNEIVFIEGANFTQSGEVYFGDKKCGGFYRYSDSRLRIITPTVDTAGKVAVKVVNSDGQSVTITDGFTYTEPPAPPAPEITSVSPAEGKLAGGQAVYIEGANFSIGGAVYFGDKKATGYYRYSDTRIRVISPVADAIGTVDIKVVNQDGQSVTLTNGFNYIPIVPSITSISISEGQMTGNEIMFIYGENFEADAKVTFGTHEATGIYRYNDSKIRVITPKADAPGTVDITIENPDGSSNTLSQAFTYKEPPEAPAPIVTSITPTEGTKNGNTIVFIYGENFESNAKVYFGTKQATGFYRYNSGKIRVLSPATDTAGAVDIKVENTENKSVTVTGGFTYTN